A part of Campylobacter ureolyticus ACS-301-V-Sch3b genomic DNA contains:
- a CDS encoding BCCT family transporter has translation MNFKFKKAYNPAIFYPSIIVLFIVLSICLVFPTSTLKNLKAIQSYLTTNFGWFYVLSVALIFFSMLFLMISRFGNIKLGSDHSKPEYSNLAWFAMLFAAGMGIGLMFFGVGEPLMHYLAPPSADPQTIEAAKQAMKLTFFHWGFNAWAVYGIVAIILAYFAYRHNLPLTLRSAFYPIVGDKIYGRFGDVIDILAVLATLFGVTTSLGYGVLQINAGFNYLFGIEMTTNIQIITILIITVFVTISATSGVDKGIKILSLSNIFLAFLFVAFIFVLGNTTGLLKSLVENTGNYLTSFIGDNFNLFAYEKKNENWLGGWTLLYWTWWLSWSPFVGLFIAKISRGRTIREFVIGVLLVPSGFTFLWMTAFGNSAIELVNEGFTRLADVTNGDVSLALFVFLEKFPLTSVLSGISVLMICLFFITSADSSAMVIDMLCSRGKDRTPVWQKIFWCVLIGIIAAVLLYTGGLDALQTMTIISALPLSIALLGCMYGLFKALRVDYEKSYTRSIFNLPTGLTNSKRWQDRLKNIIDTPNKDDARDFLLEVAEPAFNEVCDEFIKNGLKARIEKIGINGKINIHVGMGEDTDFIYGVKIIKTQTPDYAMNDNYYRAEVYLLEGGQDYDVIGWSKEALINDVIDQYHKHMYFLHKTNS, from the coding sequence ATGAATTTTAAATTTAAAAAAGCCTATAATCCAGCGATTTTTTACCCATCAATTATAGTGCTTTTTATAGTTTTAAGTATTTGTTTGGTCTTTCCTACATCTACTTTAAAAAACCTTAAAGCAATCCAAAGTTATCTAACAACTAATTTTGGATGGTTTTATGTTTTAAGTGTTGCTTTAATTTTCTTTTCAATGCTATTTTTAATGATATCTAGATTTGGAAATATAAAACTTGGAAGTGATCACTCAAAACCTGAGTATTCAAATTTAGCATGGTTTGCTATGCTTTTTGCAGCAGGAATGGGAATTGGACTTATGTTTTTTGGAGTTGGTGAGCCGTTAATGCATTATCTTGCCCCTCCATCAGCAGATCCTCAAACTATAGAAGCTGCAAAACAAGCTATGAAACTTACTTTTTTTCACTGGGGATTTAACGCTTGGGCAGTTTATGGCATAGTTGCTATAATACTAGCTTATTTTGCTTACAGACACAATCTTCCACTTACCTTAAGATCTGCTTTTTATCCAATAGTTGGAGATAAAATTTATGGAAGATTTGGGGATGTAATTGATATTTTAGCTGTACTTGCTACACTTTTTGGTGTTACAACTTCTCTTGGATATGGAGTTTTACAGATAAATGCTGGATTTAATTATCTTTTTGGCATAGAAATGACTACAAATATTCAAATTATCACAATACTAATAATTACAGTTTTTGTGACAATCTCTGCAACAAGCGGTGTTGATAAGGGCATAAAAATTTTAAGTCTTTCAAATATATTTTTAGCATTTTTATTTGTAGCTTTTATATTTGTTTTGGGAAATACAACTGGGCTTTTAAAATCACTAGTCGAAAATACAGGAAACTATCTAACATCTTTTATAGGTGATAACTTTAACCTTTTTGCCTATGAGAAAAAAAATGAAAATTGGCTTGGTGGTTGGACGCTTTTATACTGGACTTGGTGGCTTTCTTGGTCGCCATTTGTAGGACTATTTATAGCTAAAATTTCACGTGGAAGGACTATAAGAGAATTTGTTATTGGAGTGCTTTTAGTTCCATCTGGATTTACATTTTTATGGATGACTGCTTTTGGAAATAGTGCAATAGAGCTTGTAAATGAGGGCTTTACTAGACTTGCAGATGTAACAAATGGGGATGTTTCACTAGCTTTATTTGTATTTTTAGAAAAATTTCCATTAACAAGTGTGCTATCTGGAATTTCAGTTTTGATGATATGTCTATTTTTTATAACTTCGGCTGATTCATCAGCTATGGTTATAGACATGCTTTGCTCACGCGGAAAAGATAGAACCCCTGTTTGGCAAAAGATATTTTGGTGTGTTTTGATAGGTATTATCGCGGCTGTTTTACTCTATACTGGTGGGCTTGACGCACTTCAAACAATGACTATCATCTCAGCACTTCCGCTTTCTATAGCATTGCTTGGCTGTATGTATGGGCTTTTTAAAGCTTTAAGAGTTGATTATGAGAAAAGCTACACGAGAAGCATTTTTAACCTCCCAACAGGGCTTACTAACTCAAAAAGATGGCAAGATAGACTTAAAAATATTATTGATACGCCTAATAAAGATGATGCAAGAGATTTTTTACTTGAAGTTGCAGAGCCTGCGTTTAACGAAGTTTGCGATGAGTTTATAAAAAATGGGCTAAAAGCAAGAATAGAAAAAATAGGCATAAATGGAAAAATCAATATTCATGTTGGAATGGGTGAAGATACTGACTTTATTTATGGTGTGAAAATAATAAAAACTCAAACTCCTGATTATGCTATGAATGATAACTACTATAGAGCCGAAGTTTATCTACTAGAAGGCGGACAAGACTACGATGTAATTGGCTGGAGCAAAGAAGCATTGATAAATGATGTGATAGATCAATATCACAAACATATGTATTTTTTACATAAAACAAATAGCTAG
- a CDS encoding class I SAM-dependent methyltransferase gives MQNLNDEISQNRSQVKFPDGDEGIKTLKRMNEAHNEGALWAISKINLDENANLNILDIGCGGGQNLLNLSIKFKNAMLYGIDYSPTSINLSAEICKNLIVNKRLYLSISDVHKMSFSDSKFDLVTAFETLYFWENLDIAFNKIKRVLKKDGKFMIFLEGTTKQTLEKWENLGEGIKLKNKLNPAEVKEILNKNGFLNVEIYSKDKSEKTCFIAKV, from the coding sequence ATGCAAAATTTAAATGATGAAATTTCACAAAACAGAAGTCAAGTTAAATTTCCAGATGGAGATGAAGGAATAAAAACCTTAAAAAGAATGAATGAAGCTCACAACGAGGGTGCTTTGTGGGCTATTTCTAAAATAAATTTAGATGAAAATGCAAATTTAAATATTTTAGATATTGGTTGTGGTGGTGGGCAAAATTTACTAAATTTAAGCATTAAATTTAAAAACGCTATGCTTTATGGTATTGATTATTCGCCAACAAGTATAAATTTAAGTGCTGAAATTTGCAAAAATTTAATAGTTAATAAAAGACTTTATTTGAGTATTTCAGATGTTCATAAGATGAGTTTTAGTGACAGCAAATTTGATTTAGTAACTGCTTTTGAAACGCTTTATTTTTGGGAAAATTTAGACATTGCATTTAATAAGATAAAAAGAGTTCTTAAAAAAGATGGCAAATTTATGATATTTTTAGAAGGCACTACAAAACAAACACTTGAAAAATGGGAAAATTTAGGCGAAGGGATTAAGCTTAAAAACAAACTAAATCCCGCTGAAGTTAAAGAAATTTTAAATAAAAATGGCTTTTTAAATGTTGAAATTTATAGTAAAGACAAAAGTGAAAAAACTTGTTTTATAGCAAAAGTGTAA
- the purL gene encoding phosphoribosylformylglycinamidine synthase subunit PurL — MDKETIKAHKITDSEYEKILSILNREPNLLELGVISAMWSEHCSYKSSKKYLTGFPTKAPWVIQGPGENAGVIDIGGDMAAVFKMESHNHPSYIEPFQGAATGVGGILRDIFTMGAKPVANLNSLRFGNIKTNKYQKHLLKGVASGIAHYGNCTGIPTLGGETTFDDSFDRNILVNAFCLGIVKKDEIFYAKASGVGNLIIYAGSKTGRDGLGGAVMASDSFNDENKALRPTVQVGDPFVGKLLMEACLELFKKDYIVGIQDMGAAGLTSSSFEMAGRSQSGMKLFLDQVPMREEGMTPYDLMLSESQERMLICAKKGFEDKVIEIFTNKGLDAAVVGEVTNTKKMELFWYDELVGELPIEPLSEDAPVLDRPTKRPDYLDEIKNIKTKFDIPKKEAFLKLFSDENVVDKGYIYTQFDSTVGTNSVKKSGHLGANILRVKENGVMLSMGLDCNPKMNFVNPKVGASLAVATSGRKVAMSGAKPLAITDCLNYANPENPEIMWQFMMGCEGIKDACKELNTPVVSGNVSLYNDSDGINIHPTPAIVCVGVNENKNLPSIFKSGVSVYLVGETNGVFGGSLYQTVINNELGGELPEIDFKKEKALWDLVISQNKDDNLEFANSVGIGGIAITLAKMAAVSNIAGEFKTNFENENFIFDESFSRAIIGVKDEEKFKKEALNLGLKIVKLGVSGGDKFILDDMSFSIDKLREIYFKTLEKLI, encoded by the coding sequence ATGGATAAAGAAACTATCAAAGCACATAAAATTACAGATAGCGAGTATGAAAAAATTCTCTCTATTTTAAACCGCGAACCAAATTTATTAGAACTTGGTGTAATTTCAGCTATGTGGAGTGAACACTGTTCTTACAAGTCAAGTAAAAAATATCTTACAGGTTTTCCTACAAAAGCACCTTGGGTTATACAAGGACCTGGTGAAAATGCTGGAGTTATCGATATTGGTGGAGACATGGCAGCTGTTTTTAAAATGGAAAGTCACAACCATCCAAGCTATATTGAACCATTTCAAGGCGCTGCAACTGGAGTTGGTGGAATTTTAAGAGATATTTTTACCATGGGAGCAAAACCTGTGGCAAATCTAAATTCGCTTAGATTTGGAAATATAAAGACTAATAAATACCAAAAACATCTTTTAAAGGGTGTTGCAAGTGGGATAGCGCACTATGGAAACTGTACTGGAATTCCAACATTAGGTGGAGAAACAACATTTGATGATAGCTTTGATAGAAATATTTTAGTAAATGCTTTTTGTCTTGGAATAGTTAAAAAAGATGAAATTTTTTATGCCAAGGCAAGTGGAGTTGGAAATTTAATAATTTATGCTGGCTCAAAAACAGGAAGAGATGGACTTGGCGGAGCTGTAATGGCAAGTGATAGCTTTAATGATGAAAATAAAGCTCTAAGACCAACAGTTCAAGTAGGAGATCCATTTGTGGGCAAGCTTTTAATGGAGGCTTGTTTAGAGTTATTTAAAAAAGACTATATAGTTGGCATCCAAGATATGGGCGCAGCAGGTCTTACAAGCTCAAGTTTTGAGATGGCTGGAAGAAGTCAAAGTGGTATGAAACTTTTCTTAGATCAAGTTCCTATGAGAGAAGAGGGTATGACACCTTATGATTTAATGCTAAGTGAAAGCCAAGAAAGAATGCTAATTTGTGCTAAAAAAGGCTTCGAAGATAAAGTAATTGAAATTTTTACAAATAAAGGGCTTGATGCAGCAGTTGTAGGAGAGGTTACAAATACCAAAAAAATGGAATTATTTTGGTATGATGAGTTAGTTGGAGAACTTCCAATAGAACCACTTAGTGAAGATGCTCCAGTGCTTGATAGACCAACAAAAAGACCTGATTATTTAGATGAAATAAAAAATATAAAAACTAAATTTGATATTCCAAAAAAAGAAGCTTTTTTAAAGCTTTTTAGTGATGAGAATGTAGTTGATAAAGGCTATATTTATACTCAGTTTGACTCTACAGTTGGCACAAACTCAGTTAAAAAATCTGGTCATTTAGGTGCAAATATTTTAAGAGTAAAAGAAAATGGCGTTATGCTTTCAATGGGGCTTGATTGCAATCCCAAAATGAATTTTGTAAATCCAAAAGTAGGGGCTTCTTTGGCAGTTGCTACAAGTGGAAGAAAAGTGGCTATGAGTGGCGCTAAACCTTTAGCTATAACTGATTGTTTAAATTATGCAAATCCTGAGAATCCTGAAATAATGTGGCAATTTATGATGGGTTGTGAGGGCATAAAAGATGCTTGTAAAGAGCTAAATACCCCAGTTGTTAGTGGAAATGTTAGTTTATATAATGATAGTGATGGTATTAATATTCATCCAACACCTGCAATAGTTTGTGTTGGTGTAAATGAAAATAAAAATTTACCAAGCATTTTTAAAAGTGGTGTGAGCGTGTATTTAGTCGGTGAAACAAATGGCGTTTTTGGAGGATCACTTTATCAAACTGTGATTAATAATGAGCTTGGTGGAGAATTGCCTGAAATTGATTTTAAAAAAGAAAAAGCTTTGTGGGATTTGGTAATTTCACAAAACAAAGATGATAATTTAGAGTTTGCAAATTCAGTTGGAATTGGTGGTATTGCTATAACTTTAGCAAAAATGGCCGCTGTTTCAAACATCGCAGGTGAGTTTAAAACTAATTTTGAAAATGAAAATTTTATTTTTGATGAGAGTTTTTCAAGAGCAATTATTGGCGTAAAAGATGAGGAAAAATTTAAAAAAGAGGCTCTAAATTTAGGCTTAAAAATTGTAAAACTAGGTGTTAGCGGCGGAGATAAATTCATACTTGATGATATGAGTTTTAGCATTGATAAACTTAGAGAAATTTATTTTAAAACACTTGAAAAGCTTATTTAA
- a CDS encoding DnaJ domain-containing protein, translated as MFYFILALIIFYFLAKSTSKKTYKKTTKFSLLEAKFIMSLLAKIAKSDGRVNEEEASLLSQILDDLVYKFDGNSNDREILKAVYNKEKENINNAYEVAFKYKKELNLSFLDAVNRVIFFLNMAFIDGDFSHEEKQIISKICDGFGFPPHIKEEIFAKFQNTYQSHSQNTYQNQNVKNPYEVLGLQKGASFDEVKKQYRNLVRKYHPDILMGKGANEEIINAGTKKLKEINEAYEILQKELKR; from the coding sequence ATGTTTTATTTTATTTTAGCTTTAATTATATTTTATTTTTTAGCTAAATCAACAAGTAAAAAAACATATAAAAAAACTACTAAATTTAGCCTTTTGGAGGCTAAATTTATAATGAGTTTGTTAGCAAAAATAGCAAAAAGCGATGGTAGAGTAAATGAAGAAGAGGCTTCTTTGCTATCCCAAATTCTAGATGATTTAGTTTATAAATTTGATGGAAATAGCAATGATAGAGAAATTTTAAAAGCTGTTTATAATAAAGAAAAAGAAAATATTAATAATGCGTATGAGGTAGCTTTTAAATATAAAAAAGAGTTAAATTTATCTTTTTTAGATGCTGTTAATAGAGTTATATTTTTTCTAAATATGGCTTTTATAGATGGAGATTTTAGCCATGAAGAAAAACAAATTATCTCAAAAATTTGCGATGGGTTTGGATTCCCACCACACATAAAAGAAGAAATTTTTGCCAAATTTCAAAACACTTATCAAAGCCACTCACAAAATACTTACCAAAACCAAAATGTAAAAAACCCTTATGAAGTTTTAGGCCTTCAAAAAGGCGCAAGTTTTGATGAGGTTAAGAAACAATATAGAAATTTGGTTCGTAAATATCATCCAGATATCTTAATGGGAAAAGGTGCCAATGAGGAGATAATAAATGCAGGAACCAAAAAATTAAAAGAGATAAATGAAGCGTATGAAATTTTACAAAAAGAGTTAAAAAGGTGA
- the purH gene encoding bifunctional phosphoribosylaminoimidazolecarboxamide formyltransferase/IMP cyclohydrolase has translation MKALISVSDKSGICEFAKELVNLGYELISTGGTYKLLKKSGLDVTEISDFTKSPEMFGGRVKTLHPKVHGGILFQRGVDDDEAAKNGIEAIDLVCVNLYPFKETINKTDDFNEIIENIDIGGPTMVRSAAKNYKSVLIVTDSMDYDLVIEAIKNGKNDIDFRKKMMIKAYEHTASYDSMIANYMNKRFNNDFGEYKFIVGKKVFDTRYGENPHQKGALYEFEDHFTKHFKALKGEASFNNMTDIHGALNLASSFGKSPAVAICKHANPCGFAIKDNLLNSYKEALKCDPVSAYGGVIAINGTLDKELALELHKKGTFMEVIIAANVTDDALDVFSDKKRTKIFTQNSDFLVRANESFDFKHVDGGFVYQERDFVKDSEVENAKCVTKKPASKTELQDLKIAWKVAALTKSNCVVYVKNSALVAIGMGMTSRVDAARAAVLKANDMGIDLKGAVLASEAFFPFSDSIEIAAKVGISAVIQPGGSIRDDEVIKAADDNKMSMYFTGIRHFLH, from the coding sequence ATGAAAGCGCTAATTAGCGTTAGTGATAAAAGTGGAATTTGCGAGTTTGCAAAAGAGCTTGTAAATTTAGGATATGAGCTAATAAGCACAGGCGGAACATATAAATTACTTAAAAAAAGTGGCTTGGATGTTACTGAGATAAGTGATTTTACAAAAAGTCCTGAAATGTTTGGTGGCAGAGTTAAAACACTCCACCCAAAAGTTCATGGTGGTATTTTATTTCAGCGAGGCGTTGATGATGATGAAGCAGCTAAAAATGGCATTGAAGCTATTGATTTAGTTTGTGTAAATTTATATCCATTTAAAGAAACTATTAATAAAACTGATGATTTTAATGAAATTATAGAAAATATTGATATTGGCGGACCAACAATGGTAAGAAGTGCTGCAAAAAACTATAAAAGCGTTTTAATAGTAACTGATAGTATGGATTATGATTTAGTAATTGAGGCTATTAAAAATGGCAAAAATGATATTGATTTTAGAAAAAAAATGATGATAAAGGCTTATGAACACACTGCAAGCTATGATTCCATGATAGCAAATTATATGAATAAGCGTTTTAATAATGATTTTGGCGAGTATAAATTTATAGTTGGCAAAAAAGTTTTTGATACTAGATATGGTGAAAATCCTCACCAAAAAGGTGCTTTATATGAGTTTGAAGATCACTTTACAAAACACTTTAAGGCTCTAAAAGGCGAAGCAAGTTTTAACAACATGACAGATATCCATGGAGCTTTAAATTTAGCAAGTAGCTTTGGAAAAAGTCCTGCTGTTGCGATTTGCAAACATGCAAATCCTTGCGGTTTTGCTATAAAAGATAATTTGCTAAATAGCTATAAAGAAGCTTTAAAGTGCGATCCAGTTTCAGCCTATGGTGGCGTTATAGCAATAAATGGAACTTTAGACAAAGAACTTGCTTTAGAGCTTCATAAAAAAGGAACTTTTATGGAGGTTATTATTGCTGCTAATGTAACAGATGATGCTTTAGATGTTTTTAGTGATAAAAAAAGAACCAAAATTTTTACTCAAAATAGTGATTTTTTAGTTAGAGCAAATGAGAGTTTTGACTTTAAACATGTTGATGGCGGGTTTGTCTATCAAGAAAGAGATTTTGTAAAAGATAGTGAAGTTGAAAATGCAAAATGTGTAACTAAAAAACCAGCTTCAAAAACTGAGTTGCAGGATTTAAAAATTGCTTGGAAAGTAGCAGCTTTAACAAAAAGCAATTGTGTAGTTTATGTTAAAAATAGTGCCTTAGTAGCTATTGGTATGGGTATGACAAGTAGAGTTGATGCCGCTAGAGCTGCTGTTTTAAAAGCCAATGATATGGGAATAGATCTAAAAGGTGCAGTGCTTGCAAGTGAAGCATTTTTTCCATTTAGCGATAGTATCGAAATAGCTGCAAAAGTAGGAATTAGTGCTGTTATACAGCCTGGTGGATCAATAAGAGATGACGAGGTTATAAAAGCTGCTGATGATAATAAAATGTCAATGTATTTTACTGGAATAAGACACTTTTTACATTAA
- a CDS encoding thiamine phosphate synthase has translation ITSIESHSFFSSSIPVCARDALFLPSNLKGVDKIVASTHSVDEVKSALNLGASSICLSHIYKTDCKFNLVPKGLNLINDVRKFYNGEIYALGGINSSNFKNCLNAGANKICIMSKAMKCKDESEFVKSFC, from the coding sequence TATTACAAGTATAGAATCACACTCTTTTTTTAGCTCATCTATTCCAGTTTGTGCGAGAGATGCTCTTTTTTTACCTTCAAATTTAAAAGGAGTTGATAAAATTGTAGCTTCAACTCATAGTGTGGATGAAGTAAAAAGTGCTTTAAATTTAGGAGCTAGTTCAATTTGTCTAAGTCATATTTATAAAACTGATTGTAAATTTAATCTTGTCCCAAAAGGGTTAAATTTAATTAATGATGTAAGAAAATTTTATAATGGTGAAATTTATGCACTTGGCGGGATAAATAGTTCAAATTTCAAGAATTGTTTAAACGCCGGAGCTAATAAAATTTGTATAATGAGCAAAGCCATGAAATGCAAAGATGAAAGTGAGTTTGTAAAAAGTTTTTGTTAA
- a CDS encoding DUF488 domain-containing protein — protein sequence MIEVRRIYDGLNKDNFNVFVDRLYPRGVKKENFNNVLWAKDLTPSSELRKAYHNKEISFKEFSDSYFKELNGNRDLSFLKGKDIVLLTAVKDIDKSHIPTLLKYLNENL from the coding sequence ATGATAGAAGTTAGGCGAATTTATGATGGACTAAACAAAGATAATTTTAATGTTTTTGTCGATAGACTCTATCCAAGAGGCGTGAAAAAAGAAAATTTCAACAATGTTTTATGGGCTAAGGATTTAACCCCAAGCAGCGAACTTAGAAAGGCTTATCACAATAAAGAGATCAGCTTTAAAGAATTTAGTGATTCTTACTTTAAAGAGCTTAATGGAAACAGAGATCTTAGCTTTTTAAAAGGCAAAGATATAGTTTTATTAACTGCTGTAAAGGATATAGATAAAAGCCACATACCAACGCTTTTAAAATATTTAAATGAAAATTTGTAA
- the ftsZ gene encoding cell division protein FtsZ, whose product MNGFTIEENKGVYGAKMKVIGVGGGGGNMINHMIREGYDRIDLLVANTDSQALENSLAKTKILLGEKTAKTLGAGMDPTVGKDSAEESFDILKDALEYSDIVFVASGLGGGTGTGASPVVARAAKENKALTIGVVTTPFKFEGKKRASLAQTGIDELKKECDSILVIPNQKLLSLIDKKAGIKESFKMVDDVLARAVGGMSSIILDSGDSDINLDFADVKKIMSHRGLALMGVGASEGEDAPKEAIQDAIQSPLLDDMSINGAMGVLIHFKIHPDCSLLEISEAVSLVEEAAHDNADIIFGTTTDASIENNRVEVTLIATGFEETSEKKEDDSQKDSLDETKVVSRRQINQRVSGSDIDLKDIYDNLDEPTYLRYKAD is encoded by the coding sequence ATGAACGGTTTTACAATAGAGGAAAACAAAGGCGTTTATGGTGCAAAAATGAAAGTTATAGGTGTCGGTGGCGGCGGCGGAAATATGATAAATCATATGATTAGAGAGGGTTATGATAGAATAGATCTTTTGGTAGCTAACACTGACTCACAAGCTCTTGAAAATTCACTTGCAAAAACAAAAATTTTGCTTGGTGAAAAAACTGCTAAAACTCTTGGTGCTGGTATGGATCCAACAGTTGGAAAAGACTCAGCTGAAGAAAGCTTTGATATTTTAAAAGATGCGCTTGAGTACTCAGATATAGTTTTTGTTGCCTCAGGACTTGGTGGAGGAACAGGCACAGGTGCTTCTCCAGTAGTTGCAAGAGCCGCTAAAGAAAATAAGGCTTTAACAATAGGTGTTGTAACAACTCCTTTTAAATTTGAAGGTAAAAAAAGAGCATCTCTCGCACAAACTGGAATAGATGAGCTAAAAAAAGAGTGTGATTCTATACTTGTAATACCAAATCAAAAACTTCTTAGCCTAATAGATAAAAAAGCAGGAATTAAAGAAAGCTTTAAAATGGTTGATGATGTGCTAGCAAGAGCAGTTGGCGGAATGTCATCTATCATACTTGATTCAGGCGATAGTGACATAAACCTTGACTTTGCAGATGTTAAAAAAATAATGTCTCATAGAGGTCTAGCTTTAATGGGCGTTGGTGCAAGCGAAGGAGAAGATGCTCCAAAAGAAGCTATTCAAGATGCCATTCAATCTCCACTTTTAGATGATATGAGTATAAACGGTGCAATGGGTGTTTTAATACATTTTAAAATTCATCCTGATTGCTCTTTACTTGAAATAAGTGAAGCAGTTAGCCTAGTAGAAGAAGCAGCCCACGATAATGCAGACATTATCTTTGGAACTACAACTGATGCATCTATAGAAAACAACAGAGTTGAAGTTACACTAATTGCAACAGGTTTTGAAGAAACATCCGAAAAAAAAGAAGATGATAGCCAAAAAGACTCTTTAGATGAAACTAAAGTTGTTTCAAGAAGACAGATTAACCAAAGAGTTAGTGGAAGCGATATAGACTTAAAAGATATATATGATAATCTTGATGAGCCAACATACCTTAGATACAAGGCCGATTAA
- the ftsA gene encoding cell division protein FtsA: protein MNSSLNDNNYYILGLDVGSINTTAVVAKVDESGVSICGVGKNPTSGLKKGVITNIEKAASSIKNATKEAIRSAGKNPDKIIVSIAGAYTHSVKSQGIVSVLSGEITIGEIKRAMQLAQDNAVVGKDRAILHVLPYSFKVDGQDHIEDPIGMCGSRLEVFTHVVTADENSVRNLIKATKLAGLEIDNMVLSGYASAISTLTKEEKELGVGLIDMGGATCDIVIHLGNSIIYNESLPVGSSNITMDLSKALNTPLANAEELKTNYSKLLEEDTKELRIPTMGENSSTHTASMDIVIKVVYARIEETILLLYKQLESSGYLNKLGAGLVVTGGLAKIDNDIRNIISMAFGNIPVRLAKPKEIGGLYEICNDSEYSCVIGLCLYGAGHFTRYEIDSNGHLKYLDNKKIDFENSISQNNQQEYKNEDSEIKDNETSVKLTQTLRDVNDISAFKKFINRLKQIF, encoded by the coding sequence TTGAATAGTTCATTAAATGATAATAATTATTATATATTAGGCTTAGATGTCGGATCCATAAATACAACCGCTGTTGTAGCTAAGGTAGACGAAAGTGGAGTTAGTATATGCGGCGTTGGAAAAAACCCAACTTCAGGGCTTAAAAAAGGCGTTATTACAAATATTGAAAAAGCTGCTTCTTCTATAAAAAATGCAACAAAAGAAGCTATAAGAAGCGCTGGTAAAAATCCTGATAAAATAATAGTTTCAATTGCTGGAGCATATACTCACAGCGTGAAATCCCAAGGTATAGTTAGTGTTTTATCAGGTGAAATAACAATAGGTGAAATCAAAAGAGCAATGCAATTAGCTCAAGATAATGCAGTAGTTGGAAAAGATAGAGCTATTTTGCATGTTTTGCCATATAGTTTTAAAGTTGATGGACAAGATCACATAGAAGATCCAATTGGAATGTGCGGATCAAGACTTGAAGTTTTTACTCATGTTGTAACAGCTGATGAAAACTCTGTAAGAAATCTAATCAAAGCAACAAAACTTGCAGGACTTGAGATAGATAATATGGTTCTTTCTGGTTATGCCTCGGCTATATCAACACTTACAAAAGAAGAAAAAGAACTTGGCGTTGGACTTATTGATATGGGCGGTGCAACTTGTGATATAGTAATTCATCTAGGAAATTCAATCATATATAATGAAAGCTTGCCAGTTGGCTCATCAAATATAACTATGGATCTTTCAAAAGCGCTAAATACTCCACTTGCAAATGCAGAGGAGTTAAAAACAAACTACTCAAAACTACTTGAAGAAGATACTAAAGAGCTTAGAATTCCAACTATGGGTGAAAACTCATCAACACACACCGCAAGCATGGATATAGTTATAAAAGTAGTTTATGCAAGAATAGAAGAAACAATTTTGTTACTTTACAAACAACTTGAAAGCAGTGGATATTTAAATAAACTTGGTGCTGGGCTTGTTGTAACTGGAGGTTTAGCAAAAATAGATAATGATATAAGAAATATAATTTCTATGGCTTTTGGTAATATCCCAGTAAGATTAGCAAAACCAAAAGAAATTGGTGGGCTTTATGAAATTTGCAATGATAGTGAGTATTCTTGCGTTATAGGACTTTGCTTATATGGAGCTGGACACTTTACTAGATACGAAATAGATTCAAACGGACATTTAAAGTATCTTGATAATAAAAAAATAGATTTTGAAAATTCTATTTCGCAAAATAATCAACAAGAATATAAAAATGAAGACTCAGAAATAAAAGATAATGAAACTTCGGTGAAGCTAACTCAAACATTAAGAGATGTTAATGATATAAGTGCTTTTAAAAAATTTATTAATAGATTAAAACAAATATTTTAA